Proteins from a genomic interval of Coraliomargarita sinensis:
- a CDS encoding homoserine dehydrogenase — protein sequence MSEKRKIRIGLLGFGIVGQGVWKNIERNREALEYRLGAELVISDIMVKDLARKREVEVSESLLTTDAARVVDNPEIDIVCELMGGTKEALDLTRRALERGKIVVSANKALICEHGEELFRIARENGAHYFFEASVAGGIPIIKTIREALVANRFSLIYGILNGTSNYILTRMEREGISFEETLVDARRLGYVEADEALDLDGIDAAHKTVILTYLAHGKWVKLEDIICEGIRKITTDDIEIAGQLGFKIKLLAVIKRDFEANQLSVRLHPALIAKKEVIAGVDGVYNGVSVTGDVVGTTFLIGRGAGQDATSSSVISDISDAVFMLRGAPPQAISKEDEELYAQLAEGLELSKAEDLKGCYYVRISVRDEEGVLAKVTDIMAREHISISSVNQKEFGDGMATVMVTTHKISEAAMQSAKEALAAEGAVVGQPVSFRIFKPEEG from the coding sequence ATGTCAGAAAAACGCAAAATTCGTATCGGACTGCTTGGTTTCGGTATCGTGGGGCAGGGGGTCTGGAAGAATATTGAAAGGAACCGTGAGGCCCTCGAATATCGTCTCGGTGCCGAGTTGGTCATTTCCGATATTATGGTCAAGGATCTCGCCCGTAAGCGCGAAGTCGAGGTCTCGGAATCACTGCTGACAACCGATGCGGCCCGGGTTGTGGATAACCCGGAGATTGATATTGTCTGCGAATTAATGGGCGGGACGAAGGAAGCGCTGGATCTGACGCGCCGTGCGCTCGAACGGGGCAAGATTGTGGTCAGTGCCAATAAAGCCCTGATTTGTGAGCACGGTGAAGAACTCTTCCGTATCGCCCGGGAGAATGGAGCGCACTACTTTTTCGAAGCGTCGGTGGCCGGTGGGATCCCGATTATCAAGACCATACGTGAAGCTCTGGTGGCCAATCGCTTTAGCCTCATCTACGGCATTCTCAACGGCACCTCCAACTACATCCTGACACGAATGGAGCGGGAGGGCATCAGCTTCGAAGAGACGCTGGTGGATGCCCGACGGCTCGGTTATGTCGAGGCGGATGAAGCACTCGATCTTGATGGAATTGATGCGGCCCATAAAACCGTCATTCTGACTTATCTGGCCCACGGCAAATGGGTGAAGCTCGAGGATATAATCTGCGAGGGGATTCGTAAGATCACCACCGATGATATCGAGATCGCCGGGCAGCTCGGATTTAAGATCAAATTGCTTGCGGTGATTAAGCGCGATTTCGAGGCCAATCAATTGTCCGTTCGCCTGCACCCGGCCTTGATTGCCAAGAAAGAAGTCATCGCTGGGGTGGATGGTGTTTACAATGGCGTCAGTGTGACCGGGGATGTGGTTGGCACGACCTTTTTGATTGGCCGCGGTGCGGGGCAGGATGCGACTTCCAGTTCCGTGATCAGTGACATCTCAGATGCGGTCTTCATGCTCCGTGGCGCACCGCCACAGGCGATCTCCAAAGAGGATGAGGAACTTTATGCCCAACTCGCCGAAGGCTTGGAATTGTCCAAGGCTGAAGACCTTAAAGGCTGTTATTATGTCCGCATAAGCGTCAGGGACGAGGAAGGGGTATTGGCTAAAGTCACCGATATCATGGCCCGGGAACACATTAGCATTTCCTCGGTGAACCAGAAGGAGTTCGGGGACGGCATGGCTACAGTCATGGTGACCACCCACAAGATCAGCGAGGCGGCCATGCAAAGTGCCAAGGAGGCTCTGGCCGCAGAAGGTGCCGTTGTGGGGCAGCCCGTCAGTTTCCGGATCTTCAAGCCGGAAGAAGGCTGA
- the plsY gene encoding glycerol-3-phosphate 1-O-acyltransferase PlsY, which translates to MSTLEIIVVSIAGYLIGSISFAVILSKRQGVDIFTQGSGNPGATNVKRILGAKWGNTVFALDAFKGLVAAGWPVLILGEIRLAVIGLIAAIIGHSFSVFLKFRGGKGVATTMGGLLAIMPLSLLIGLLVWVVAFYLTKFVALASILFAFSLPISALNLYGSADPRFTLSLMLCILIFFRHRSNVRRLLQGKENSFKK; encoded by the coding sequence ATGTCCACCTTAGAAATCATCGTCGTCAGCATTGCCGGCTATCTGATCGGTTCGATCAGCTTTGCGGTGATCCTATCGAAGCGGCAGGGCGTGGACATTTTTACGCAGGGGAGCGGCAACCCCGGAGCGACAAATGTGAAACGCATTCTCGGGGCGAAGTGGGGCAACACAGTTTTTGCCCTCGACGCGTTCAAGGGCCTCGTCGCCGCCGGTTGGCCGGTCCTGATTCTGGGTGAAATTCGTCTCGCCGTCATCGGTCTGATTGCCGCGATCATCGGGCACAGCTTTTCCGTATTTCTGAAGTTCCGCGGGGGCAAAGGCGTGGCCACGACCATGGGTGGGCTGCTGGCCATCATGCCGCTTAGCTTGTTGATCGGCTTGCTGGTTTGGGTGGTCGCCTTCTACCTGACGAAGTTTGTTGCGCTCGCCTCGATCCTCTTTGCGTTCAGCCTGCCGATCAGTGCGTTAAACCTCTACGGCTCGGCCGACCCGCGCTTTACTCTCTCCCTGATGCTCTGCATCCTCATCTTTTTCCGTCACCGCTCCAACGTCAGGCGCCTGCTGCAAGGTAAAGAAAACAGCTTTAAAAAATAA